Proteins encoded together in one Oceanispirochaeta sp. M1 window:
- a CDS encoding ABC transporter substrate-binding protein yields MRKKMLIGFLLCATIISAVFSSGSQDTESKKVTALYFSATYADAAKEYVAEFKELTGIEVEIVDFPYLTLYEKMGLSLSTGDNTYDIMTPACQWDGEFEPFMEDLTPFIERDNWDSEDIQPGLWEQSGKWNNRIMGIPFANTPQTVSYRTDLIKDFPENWDEFFEVCETVHDPENGFYAISLPGLKEQFSTLWMMIQWSLGGSWADGDWNLTINSEESREALRIAKKWMEYADPASISWGLPEADAAFLAGNSAFCFSWPTLSIGPNGDNPEKSNVVGKWAISPIPYAKNGVTVLSSWDIGIPAASKNKDAAWEWIKFYTSKEKQLSNFVNYSILPSRESVWDKPEIKNSNLYPHKEASDRGSVIWWRIPAGTMAESTVRDAVANYITGEWDMEFAINYLEDGFEELLKEYPPAPGVKNTGR; encoded by the coding sequence ATGAGAAAAAAAATGCTTATTGGTTTTTTGTTATGTGCAACAATTATATCCGCTGTATTTTCTTCAGGTTCACAGGATACTGAAAGTAAAAAAGTAACAGCTTTGTATTTTTCTGCAACTTATGCAGATGCTGCAAAAGAGTATGTTGCCGAATTTAAAGAGTTAACAGGGATCGAAGTTGAAATAGTGGATTTCCCCTATCTGACACTGTATGAGAAAATGGGACTTTCTTTATCTACAGGAGATAATACTTATGATATTATGACTCCTGCATGTCAATGGGACGGTGAGTTTGAACCATTTATGGAAGATCTGACACCCTTTATTGAAAGAGATAATTGGGATTCTGAGGACATTCAGCCAGGATTGTGGGAGCAGTCAGGTAAATGGAATAATAGAATCATGGGGATACCTTTTGCAAATACTCCTCAGACTGTTTCTTATAGAACTGATCTTATTAAAGATTTTCCTGAAAACTGGGATGAGTTTTTTGAAGTATGTGAAACCGTACACGATCCTGAAAATGGATTTTATGCTATATCACTGCCAGGTTTGAAAGAGCAGTTTTCTACATTATGGATGATGATTCAGTGGTCTCTCGGAGGAAGTTGGGCCGATGGTGATTGGAATCTTACAATAAACTCAGAAGAGTCAAGAGAAGCTCTTAGAATTGCTAAAAAATGGATGGAATATGCAGATCCTGCTTCTATTTCCTGGGGTTTGCCAGAGGCTGATGCCGCATTCCTGGCCGGTAATTCTGCGTTCTGTTTTTCATGGCCCACATTATCAATTGGTCCAAATGGAGATAATCCAGAAAAATCCAATGTAGTTGGAAAATGGGCTATCTCTCCAATTCCCTATGCTAAAAATGGTGTAACTGTTTTATCTTCCTGGGACATTGGTATTCCTGCCGCATCTAAAAATAAAGATGCAGCCTGGGAATGGATCAAATTCTATACTAGCAAAGAAAAACAGTTATCAAATTTTGTAAACTATTCAATCCTTCCCTCTCGTGAATCTGTCTGGGATAAGCCGGAGATAAAGAACTCAAATCTCTATCCTCATAAAGAGGCCTCTGATAGAGGTTCAGTTATCTGGTGGAGAATCCCTGCCGGTACAATGGCCGAATCCACTGTCCGAGATGCTGTAGCCAATTATATTACAGGTGAATGGGACATGGAGTTTGCAATAAACTATCTGGAAGATGGATTTGAAGAACTTTTAAAAGAGTACCCACCTGCACCAGGTGTAAAAAATACCGGTCGTTAG
- a CDS encoding carbohydrate ABC transporter permease yields the protein MLISRNIHQSKEDKILSWFFLIPVIIVLLLVAFIPLGYGFVFSFFKYKLNMPSIPVRFVGLENYISMFSDVIFLQSLSNNIFFAFLSVILEVFLGIVIAMMLSDSGKVTRFITTVLLIPMVIAPVASGTLWRMMLDRTYGIMNYLISLIGMAPVSWLSDPDIAIYSVIIVDVWQFTPYVAILVLSSIKSIPRSFLESAMVEGASSWRLFRSIIFPIASPVIIIVMMVRFIDAFKVFDTVFVMTQGGPGSSTEMLPTFIYRQGIKFFKVGYSSASAVLFVISMILVSLVFSKLRNNQLRRLN from the coding sequence ATGCTTATCAGTCGAAATATCCATCAGAGTAAAGAGGATAAAATCCTTTCATGGTTCTTTCTCATTCCCGTTATTATCGTTTTACTCCTAGTTGCCTTTATCCCCCTGGGATATGGTTTTGTTTTCAGCTTTTTCAAATATAAGCTCAATATGCCTAGTATTCCAGTTCGTTTTGTCGGACTTGAGAATTATATCTCTATGTTCAGTGATGTTATTTTTCTTCAGTCCTTGTCAAATAACATCTTCTTTGCTTTTTTATCTGTAATTTTAGAGGTGTTTCTGGGAATTGTAATTGCCATGATGCTCTCTGATAGTGGTAAGGTCACTAGATTTATAACAACAGTTCTGCTGATTCCCATGGTTATTGCTCCTGTGGCTTCAGGTACTCTATGGCGAATGATGCTCGATAGAACCTACGGAATAATGAATTATTTGATTTCATTAATTGGAATGGCTCCGGTCTCCTGGCTTTCAGATCCTGATATTGCTATTTACTCTGTAATAATAGTAGATGTCTGGCAGTTTACTCCCTATGTAGCCATTCTGGTTCTCTCTTCAATTAAATCGATACCAAGAAGTTTTCTTGAATCAGCTATGGTTGAAGGGGCAAGCTCCTGGAGGTTATTTCGCTCAATTATTTTCCCCATAGCTTCACCGGTAATCATCATTGTAATGATGGTCAGGTTTATTGATGCCTTTAAGGTCTTTGACACCGTTTTTGTCATGACTCAAGGGGGGCCGGGTAGTTCTACTGAGATGTTGCCTACTTTTATTTATCGTCAAGGGATCAAATTCTTTAAAGTAGGTTATTCCTCTGCATCGGCTGTTTTATTTGTAATTTCAATGATTTTAGTCTCTCTTGTTTTTAGTAAATTGAGAAATAATCAATTAAGGAGGCTAAATTAG
- a CDS encoding carbohydrate ABC transporter permease: MGKSLKKQNDTYLSSFLGSPTRIFILMILMIVILFPFYWLASNAFKVEQDYFAKPPVLFPVRSTLNHFYDIFVKHGAFKALMNSVAIASFTTVFTLIIGSLASYSLVNGMLPGKIKKVLASWFLIQKMYPAVVVAVPVFFVINKLHLMDSVFSLVLMNTSFNLPLVILLMIGFYTEAPYEVEEQGMLEGCNLFQRYFFITTPMVKSGLVAVGMLTFIATWNEFLYAVILTIKDAKPLTVTISGFITDKGLLWGPMAAMGCLVILPVLILMWFMQRDFVSGISAGALKG; the protein is encoded by the coding sequence ATGGGAAAATCTTTAAAAAAACAAAATGATACTTATCTTAGTTCTTTCCTGGGTAGTCCCACTAGAATTTTTATTCTGATGATTTTAATGATTGTAATACTGTTTCCATTTTATTGGCTGGCATCAAATGCATTTAAAGTTGAGCAGGACTATTTTGCCAAGCCGCCAGTTCTTTTTCCTGTGAGAAGTACTCTTAATCACTTCTACGATATTTTTGTAAAACATGGGGCTTTCAAAGCCCTGATGAATTCGGTTGCGATTGCCAGTTTCACAACTGTATTCACACTTATTATCGGCAGCCTGGCCTCATATTCTCTAGTGAATGGTATGTTGCCCGGGAAAATTAAAAAAGTACTGGCCAGTTGGTTTCTCATTCAGAAAATGTATCCTGCAGTTGTCGTTGCAGTTCCCGTCTTTTTTGTAATAAATAAATTACACCTGATGGACAGTGTATTTTCTCTTGTTTTAATGAATACAAGTTTTAATTTACCCCTGGTTATTCTACTTATGATCGGCTTCTATACAGAAGCTCCTTATGAAGTTGAAGAACAGGGTATGTTAGAGGGGTGCAATCTTTTTCAAAGGTATTTCTTTATTACAACCCCTATGGTCAAATCGGGTCTTGTCGCAGTTGGTATGCTTACTTTTATTGCGACCTGGAATGAGTTTCTCTATGCCGTTATTTTGACAATCAAAGATGCAAAACCATTAACAGTTACGATCTCAGGTTTTATTACGGATAAGGGGCTTCTGTGGGGTCCAATGGCAGCAATGGGCTGTCTTGTTATACTGCCAGTCTTAATTTTAATGTGGTTTATGCAGCGGGATTTTGTAAGTGGGATATCAGCAGGGGCATTGAAAGGTTAA
- a CDS encoding AGE family epimerase/isomerase yields MELKRIDELKSHYYEELVNNIIPFWSSNSVDTEDGGFITYLNREGERKDTDKNGWVQGRMTWLYASLYNKLEKRPEWLEIARHGYEFLKTHIIDETGRGYFTVTKKGEPVRRRRYLFVEAFAIIGFAEYYKASGDKEALDLAEKVLDLVLELSNTPGALEEKFNTEVRQTRSHSFNMIMIVTLQVLRDANPAKDYNNLIDHYIDSIFKYFVHPEKKALLETVGMDGEFLDTPVGRNITPGHAIETSWFLLEEGRYQNNQDLINKALPILDWSLDFGWDKEFGGILNFVDICGNQAEQVDWDMKYWWTHNEAIYALLLAHDLTGEEKYEKLFNKVFDWAEKHFPDKDFGEWYGYLHRDGTVALDFKGNNWKGCFHLPRQQLNCYLLLKKMSERKVL; encoded by the coding sequence ATGGAATTAAAAAGAATTGATGAGCTTAAATCTCATTACTATGAAGAGCTTGTAAATAATATTATACCTTTCTGGTCAAGTAATAGTGTTGATACTGAAGATGGCGGATTTATTACTTATCTTAATAGAGAGGGAGAGAGAAAAGATACCGACAAAAACGGATGGGTCCAGGGGCGTATGACATGGCTGTATGCCAGTTTATACAATAAACTTGAAAAAAGACCCGAATGGCTTGAAATTGCCAGGCATGGCTATGAATTTCTAAAGACCCATATTATTGATGAAACAGGACGGGGTTATTTCACAGTAACTAAAAAAGGGGAACCTGTTCGGAGAAGGCGATATTTATTTGTTGAGGCCTTTGCTATAATCGGTTTTGCAGAATATTATAAGGCCTCTGGTGACAAGGAAGCTTTAGATCTTGCAGAGAAAGTTCTGGATCTCGTCCTTGAATTATCAAATACTCCTGGGGCTTTAGAAGAAAAATTTAATACTGAAGTACGCCAAACTAGAAGTCATTCCTTTAATATGATTATGATCGTGACTTTACAGGTCTTAAGGGATGCTAATCCCGCTAAAGATTACAATAATCTAATTGATCATTATATTGACAGCATTTTTAAATATTTTGTCCATCCTGAAAAAAAAGCTCTATTAGAAACTGTCGGAATGGATGGAGAGTTTCTGGACACACCTGTTGGTCGAAATATAACCCCCGGTCATGCCATTGAAACTTCCTGGTTTCTATTAGAAGAAGGTCGCTATCAAAACAATCAAGATCTGATAAATAAAGCACTCCCCATACTGGATTGGTCCCTCGATTTCGGCTGGGATAAAGAGTTTGGGGGTATTTTAAATTTTGTGGATATCTGTGGCAATCAAGCGGAACAAGTGGACTGGGATATGAAGTACTGGTGGACACATAATGAAGCTATTTACGCTCTTCTGTTGGCTCATGATCTGACTGGGGAAGAAAAATATGAAAAATTATTCAATAAAGTATTTGACTGGGCTGAAAAACACTTTCCAGATAAAGACTTTGGCGAATGGTATGGGTATCTACACAGAGATGGAACTGTCGCACTGGACTTCAAAGGTAATAATTGGAAGGGCTGTTTTCACCTGCCGCGTCAGCAATTAAATTGTTATTTACTTCTTAAGAAAATGTCAGAAAGGAAAGTTCTGTAA
- a CDS encoding uroporphyrinogen decarboxylase family protein produces MNSLERVRRSIRGEKIDRFPVFPILIAPACQLTNVKLDDYMQNADVMANTLIKARELCDFDGIYVSRDNWVYHQALGGSITFPEDDESFSKQTILSSMNDFRTLSIPEPSRAAGMKTVLEASRKVMNSVGNEYYIQSNIDVGPVSLASVLRGAQNFMIDLYTEKESDIHDFLSFCSDVIIAYGQSMIETGVHGIQYGDSTAGLLGPDLYEKFALPHQVRTIDELSKSSECDFWLHICGDAKHILHDVATLNIQGFEVDSMIGLEQARISLGDKIALKGGIDTSFILLESENTVYENVLDTLKKYKSDTGLIFSSGCGIPKMTPIENLKAMSQACKDYHISSK; encoded by the coding sequence ATGAATAGTTTAGAACGTGTAAGAAGGTCTATTCGGGGAGAAAAGATTGATCGTTTTCCTGTTTTTCCAATATTAATTGCACCTGCCTGCCAATTAACAAATGTGAAATTAGATGATTATATGCAAAATGCAGATGTAATGGCCAATACTCTAATCAAAGCAAGAGAACTTTGTGATTTTGATGGCATTTATGTTTCCAGGGATAACTGGGTATATCATCAGGCCTTAGGGGGATCAATTACTTTTCCAGAGGATGATGAATCATTCAGTAAACAGACTATTTTATCATCTATGAATGATTTTAGAACACTGTCCATTCCAGAACCTTCCAGGGCAGCAGGCATGAAAACTGTACTGGAGGCGTCAAGAAAAGTTATGAACTCGGTAGGCAATGAGTATTACATACAATCTAACATTGATGTCGGACCGGTTTCCCTTGCTTCGGTTCTAAGGGGGGCTCAGAATTTCATGATTGATCTTTATACTGAAAAAGAAAGTGATATTCATGATTTTCTATCCTTCTGTTCTGATGTTATTATTGCCTATGGACAGTCAATGATTGAAACGGGTGTCCATGGAATACAATATGGAGATTCAACAGCTGGATTACTTGGCCCTGATCTTTATGAAAAATTTGCTTTACCCCATCAAGTCAGGACAATTGATGAACTGTCCAAATCTTCGGAATGTGATTTTTGGCTTCATATCTGTGGAGATGCAAAACATATTCTACATGATGTTGCAACACTGAATATTCAAGGATTTGAAGTAGATTCAATGATCGGTTTAGAACAGGCTAGAATCAGTCTAGGAGACAAGATCGCATTAAAAGGCGGTATAGATACCTCCTTTATTTTATTGGAATCTGAAAATACAGTGTATGAGAATGTCTTAGATACATTGAAAAAATATAAAAGTGATACAGGTCTGATTTTTTCATCTGGATGTGGAATTCCCAAAATGACTCCGATTGAAAATTTAAAAGCAATGTCTCAAGCCTGTAAAGATTATCATATCAGTAGTAAATAA
- a CDS encoding ROK family transcriptional regulator has translation MLTDYNNIQKMRMGKILTHILSSKQITRISLAKNMNLSSSTIVKYIKILIDLGLIKEIGKEESSRGRRSNILELNPDVGVNISIIINTSNIHSALINPIGEIVYEYNLPNHDGISKDEILESLFQIINTLINKATELDKKIFGVGIGLGGYVDLSSAISHDNWLIKDWHNVNLKEIIETKFKLTCFLLNDVNAGTLGEKFYGSGIGVDNFLYIWISEGVGMGIVINGELYTGHIGYSGNLGHTITNPGGILCACGNTGCLETEISENRICELCMANLKKGNLIRSSLNQLVNSKSNTIKIQDVITASNEGDRLSRNIFEGIAEHLGNKLVDLANIFNPELILLRGSVSENNNFLYENINRILKNRCLNSVADSLTISYKNDEQISNERLSGISSFVLLNMFKL, from the coding sequence ATGCTTACAGATTACAATAATATTCAAAAAATGAGAATGGGTAAAATATTAACACATATACTCAGTTCCAAGCAGATTACAAGAATCTCACTAGCTAAAAATATGAATTTAAGTTCTTCTACAATTGTTAAATATATCAAAATCCTTATCGATTTAGGTTTGATAAAAGAGATCGGTAAAGAGGAGTCTTCCAGGGGGCGTCGATCTAACATACTTGAGCTTAATCCCGATGTAGGTGTAAATATTTCAATAATTATCAATACTTCCAATATCCATAGTGCCCTGATCAATCCTATTGGTGAGATAGTTTATGAATATAACTTACCAAATCATGATGGGATATCTAAAGATGAGATATTGGAATCTTTGTTCCAGATTATCAATACTCTTATAAATAAAGCAACTGAGCTGGATAAAAAAATATTTGGAGTTGGAATTGGTCTTGGGGGTTACGTTGATCTATCCAGTGCAATATCCCATGATAACTGGCTGATAAAAGATTGGCATAATGTTAATTTAAAGGAAATAATCGAAACAAAATTTAAACTAACATGTTTTTTATTAAATGATGTTAATGCCGGAACATTGGGAGAGAAATTTTACGGTTCTGGTATAGGTGTCGATAACTTTCTCTATATCTGGATTTCAGAAGGAGTTGGTATGGGTATCGTAATTAACGGTGAACTCTATACCGGGCATATTGGATATTCCGGGAATCTGGGGCATACAATAACAAACCCGGGAGGGATCTTATGTGCCTGTGGAAATACCGGCTGTCTGGAGACTGAAATATCTGAAAACCGAATATGTGAATTATGTATGGCAAATCTAAAAAAAGGTAACTTGATAAGAAGTTCATTGAATCAATTAGTTAATTCAAAATCTAATACAATAAAAATACAGGATGTAATTACAGCTTCAAATGAAGGGGATAGACTCTCTAGAAATATTTTTGAAGGAATTGCCGAACATTTAGGAAATAAATTAGTTGATTTGGCAAATATATTTAACCCTGAATTAATTTTACTTAGAGGCTCTGTATCTGAGAATAATAATTTTCTGTATGAAAATATTAATAGAATATTAAAAAACAGGTGTTTGAATAGTGTGGCTGATTCATTAACAATCTCCTACAAAAATGATGAACAAATCTCTAATGAGCGTTTGAGTGGTATCAGTAGTTTTGTCCTTTTAAATATGTTTAAGTTATAG
- a CDS encoding DUF6290 family protein, which yields MAVISVRLNKDEEKILSYLSDYFHEDKSSLFKKSMYELYEDIQDIKFIEENIEIKEHPEFISAEDLLN from the coding sequence ATGGCCGTAATAAGTGTTCGTTTAAACAAAGATGAGGAAAAGATCCTCAGCTACTTGTCAGATTACTTTCATGAAGATAAATCAAGCCTCTTTAAAAAATCTATGTATGAGCTTTATGAAGATATTCAAGATATAAAATTCATCGAAGAAAATATTGAGATAAAGGAACATCCTGAATTTATCTCAGCAGAAGATCTACTTAATTAG
- a CDS encoding 3'-5' exonuclease, with product MKNIKRILKLTFIAIDFETANYERTSACQIGIVKVEKDKITEEFVSYIKPVPNYFIKHFTSDIHGIDKDMVADAPTFPEVWESISGFIERAPLIVAHNASFDMGVLKKCLDYHGIISKIPSSYCTYRNAKQKLPSLKNHKLSTVCKYYNIPLNHHEALSDARGAALIALELSK from the coding sequence GTGAAAAACATAAAAAGGATTCTAAAATTGACATTTATTGCAATAGATTTTGAAACTGCCAATTATGAGAGAACAAGTGCCTGTCAGATTGGCATTGTCAAAGTAGAAAAGGACAAGATAACAGAAGAGTTTGTCAGTTATATAAAACCAGTACCAAATTACTTTATAAAGCATTTCACATCAGATATTCATGGTATCGATAAAGATATGGTAGCCGATGCACCTACATTCCCGGAAGTCTGGGAGAGCATCTCCGGGTTTATTGAAAGAGCTCCTCTGATCGTTGCCCATAATGCATCCTTTGATATGGGTGTCTTAAAAAAATGTCTTGATTATCATGGTATTATTTCAAAAATTCCATCCTCTTACTGCACATACAGGAACGCAAAACAGAAATTACCAAGTTTGAAAAATCATAAACTCAGTACTGTTTGTAAATACTATAATATTCCTCTTAATCATCATGAAGCATTAAGTGATGCCCGGGGAGCCGCTTTAATTGCATTAGAATTGTCTAAATAA
- a CDS encoding diacylglycerol kinase family protein translates to MKIKNRIINKFSYAFKGLRIAITTDNSFKIHFVFALPILISGFILDFTQFDWIIISIAIGIVLISELFNTAIEYVVKMFTDEYHELAEKLLDISAGAVLVASLLAIVLALLIYIPHFQ, encoded by the coding sequence ATGAAAATAAAAAATCGTATCATCAATAAATTCAGTTATGCTTTTAAAGGGTTGCGCATTGCCATAACAACAGACAATAGTTTTAAAATCCATTTTGTATTTGCTCTGCCCATATTGATATCTGGTTTTATTCTTGATTTCACTCAGTTTGACTGGATCATTATTTCAATAGCCATAGGCATTGTTTTGATATCAGAGTTATTCAATACGGCCATTGAATATGTAGTCAAAATGTTCACTGATGAATACCATGAACTTGCTGAAAAACTTCTGGATATCAGTGCCGGTGCGGTTTTAGTAGCTTCCCTATTAGCAATAGTACTGGCTTTGTTGATTTATATTCCCCATTTTCAATAG
- a CDS encoding addiction module protein → MSEQEILKEVLSLKPQVRFLIVEEILKSLDQPDDQIDQLWIEECEKRVQAVKDGRLDTIPYEEIFG, encoded by the coding sequence ATGAGTGAACAGGAAATATTAAAAGAAGTTCTTTCTCTTAAACCTCAGGTTAGATTCCTTATTGTTGAAGAGATATTGAAAAGTCTGGATCAGCCTGATGATCAGATTGATCAGTTGTGGATAGAAGAATGTGAAAAACGTGTTCAGGCAGTTAAAGATGGTAGATTAGATACAATCCCATATGAAGAGATTTTTGGATAA
- a CDS encoding type II toxin-antitoxin system RelE/ParE family toxin — translation MQLRFTRFAYQELQDAIEYYDIQVEGLGSRFKESLELGIKRIKEHPEAWEKYSESTRKYTMGKFPFKIIYNLENDLITIIAIANSHRKPNYWFEDL, via the coding sequence ATGCAGTTAAGATTTACCAGGTTTGCATATCAAGAACTTCAAGATGCAATTGAGTATTACGATATTCAAGTCGAAGGGTTAGGATCAAGATTTAAAGAATCATTAGAATTAGGAATTAAACGAATCAAAGAGCACCCTGAAGCATGGGAAAAGTATTCAGAATCTACAAGAAAATACACCATGGGAAAATTTCCATTTAAAATAATTTATAACCTTGAAAATGATCTTATTACGATTATTGCAATTGCAAATTCACACCGAAAACCAAATTATTGGTTTGAGGATTTATAG
- a CDS encoding putative metalloprotease CJM1_0395 family protein, whose product MRIAYDYGISPVIPGPRPHPGSEDTRTEPVLVIRRAPETEETPTPGRTKSAEGIQIPGTDYLLKSSDDAVLRDREVRAHEKAHLMNLGSAAASGIQLTTRRGPDGAVYAVGGGIKVDMAPVPGSPRATLDKAQAVLRAAFAPGSPSAADIRVAAEAYRMVRDAKETILGDGLLV is encoded by the coding sequence ATGCGCATCGCTTATGATTACGGTATAAGCCCGGTTATTCCGGGTCCACGTCCTCATCCAGGGTCGGAAGATACCCGTACAGAGCCGGTGCTGGTGATACGCCGCGCCCCTGAGACTGAAGAAACCCCAACCCCGGGGAGAACAAAGAGTGCGGAAGGGATACAGATCCCCGGCACAGACTACCTGCTGAAATCCTCGGATGATGCCGTTCTCAGAGATAGGGAAGTCCGAGCCCACGAGAAAGCCCACCTGATGAATCTGGGAAGTGCAGCTGCTTCGGGCATTCAGTTAACAACACGCCGGGGTCCCGACGGTGCGGTCTATGCTGTCGGGGGCGGCATCAAGGTGGATATGGCTCCTGTTCCCGGAAGTCCCCGGGCAACTCTTGATAAGGCACAGGCAGTTCTGCGGGCGGCTTTCGCCCCCGGGAGTCCCTCGGCAGCAGATATACGTGTTGCCGCAGAGGCCTACCGGATGGTGCGGGATGCCAAAGAAACAATTCTGGGTGATGGGCTGTTGGTTTAA
- a CDS encoding transglutaminase-like domain-containing protein: MKRIVLFSLSAGILLLALGGWNFIPERTLPLPAGIAPSLIPLAGLILLSFYLWSCPGFKRLPFFLCWMTGGVFMLLSLGAFPQLPESWLRYPGRWYMAALALLALSRVVSLQATLSLKRFLILFFCILPVFVFILIRLESTALDGQPDLSWEDSMALILSAVPEQFRDDEEIQDYLEDILLDEDLESEDRQVLIAALQEKIGQLELQMGQFEAMKEENLAYRDEIESLKNKVGPISLCPGADTPENRVSSYKEAVRPAKPCVRDFAVSLASEFPGPYSSGGVLGQPGPEGLAQLITIHRYVSNQWKYVNDPLFVDNDYYSPADRTLALGIAGDCDDFAILMASLIEAVGGRTRIVHGSCSSGYHAWAEVFIGSKSNWELTMTKLQDFYPGMFIRRVYMDSSGHYWLSLDWQIGSYSCGNDPELRYESSFLLKIGELK; the protein is encoded by the coding sequence TTGAAGAGAATCGTATTATTCAGTCTGAGCGCCGGAATCCTTCTCCTGGCCCTTGGCGGATGGAATTTCATCCCGGAGCGTACACTCCCTCTGCCCGCCGGGATCGCTCCGTCCTTAATACCTCTTGCCGGGCTGATTCTCTTAAGTTTTTACCTGTGGAGTTGCCCCGGCTTTAAAAGGCTTCCTTTTTTCCTGTGCTGGATGACAGGGGGCGTTTTTATGCTGCTTTCACTAGGCGCCTTCCCGCAGCTGCCCGAATCATGGCTCCGCTACCCCGGGCGTTGGTATATGGCCGCCCTGGCCCTGCTGGCTCTCAGCCGGGTGGTAAGCCTGCAGGCCACGCTGAGCCTGAAGCGTTTTTTAATACTTTTTTTCTGCATCCTCCCAGTCTTCGTATTTATTCTGATCCGCCTGGAAAGCACGGCTCTGGATGGGCAGCCCGACCTCTCCTGGGAAGACAGCATGGCTCTGATTCTCTCGGCAGTTCCCGAGCAGTTCCGGGATGATGAGGAGATTCAGGATTATCTGGAAGACATCCTCCTGGATGAGGATCTGGAGAGTGAAGACAGGCAGGTCTTGATTGCCGCCCTTCAGGAAAAGATCGGGCAGTTGGAGCTGCAGATGGGTCAGTTTGAGGCCATGAAGGAAGAGAATCTGGCCTATCGGGATGAGATCGAATCACTCAAAAATAAGGTGGGTCCCATAAGCCTCTGCCCCGGAGCCGATACCCCCGAAAACAGGGTCAGCAGCTACAAAGAGGCCGTCCGCCCCGCAAAACCCTGTGTCAGGGACTTTGCCGTTTCTCTGGCATCGGAATTTCCAGGTCCCTACAGCAGTGGTGGGGTGCTCGGTCAGCCCGGCCCGGAAGGTCTGGCACAGCTCATCACCATCCACCGTTATGTCTCCAATCAGTGGAAGTATGTCAATGATCCGCTTTTTGTAGACAACGACTACTACTCCCCCGCAGACAGGACCCTGGCCCTGGGAATTGCCGGGGACTGTGACGATTTCGCCATCCTCATGGCCAGCCTGATAGAGGCGGTGGGAGGGCGGACCCGGATCGTCCATGGCAGCTGCAGCAGTGGGTACCATGCCTGGGCGGAGGTCTTTATCGGCAGTAAATCCAACTGGGAACTTACCATGACAAAACTACAGGATTTCTACCCTGGAATGTTTATCCGCAGGGTCTATATGGATAGTAGTGGGCATTACTGGCTCAGCCTGGACTGGCAGATTGGCAGTTACAGCTGTGGAAATGATCCCGAACTCCGATACGAATCATCTTTTTTACTAAAAATAGGAGAATTAAAATGA